The following proteins are co-located in the Polyangia bacterium genome:
- a CDS encoding metallophosphoesterase — translation MRSQTLAHISDLHVGRSPDCDERAAQLCRTLVEADIDHVVVTGDVTHRGRARELAQFKQAFAPLLDAGRVTVVPGNHDRLGDDLRETIMPGSRVQTETRSGLYLVRLDSTGPHNRSWINGHGMLEEADIDAVDQALWRAPPHHLVVLLLHHHLLPLPDEHAMERLSAWMGLRFTCELARGRALLGRIRGRCDLVLHGHRHQPRVQRPFADARPLRIFNAGSSTELGRACVFSHAAGALTTGPWWLDAVAGPPDRELWQGGGARQAGAARTLLAM, via the coding sequence ATGCGTTCGCAGACGCTGGCGCACATTTCGGATCTCCACGTGGGACGGAGCCCGGACTGCGACGAGCGGGCTGCTCAACTGTGTCGCACGCTGGTCGAAGCGGACATTGACCACGTCGTGGTGACAGGCGATGTCACCCACCGCGGCCGCGCCCGCGAGCTGGCGCAGTTCAAGCAGGCCTTCGCGCCGCTGCTGGACGCCGGTCGCGTGACCGTGGTGCCGGGCAATCACGATCGCCTGGGAGACGATCTTCGTGAAACGATCATGCCGGGATCGCGCGTGCAGACTGAAACGAGATCGGGTTTGTATCTGGTGCGGTTGGATTCGACCGGTCCGCACAATCGATCGTGGATCAACGGCCACGGCATGCTGGAGGAGGCGGACATCGACGCCGTTGATCAAGCGCTGTGGCGCGCGCCGCCGCATCACCTGGTGGTGCTGCTGCTGCACCATCATTTGCTGCCGCTGCCCGACGAACACGCGATGGAGCGGTTGTCGGCGTGGATGGGCTTGCGCTTTACCTGCGAGCTGGCGCGCGGGCGGGCTTTGCTGGGCCGTATTCGTGGGCGTTGCGACCTGGTGCTGCACGGCCACCGCCATCAACCGCGCGTGCAACGGCCGTTCGCCGACGCGCGCCCGCTGCGCATCTTCAACGCCGGCAGCTCGACCGAGCTCGGCCGGGCCTGCGTCTTCAGCCATGCGGCCGGCGCACTGACCACCGGCCCTTGGTGGTTGGACGCGGTCGCCGGCCCGCCCGATCGCGAGCTATGGCAAGGCGGCGGCGCCCGCCAGGCTGGCGCGGCCCGCACGCTGCTGGCGATGTGA
- a CDS encoding aminotransferase class III-fold pyridoxal phosphate-dependent enzyme, with protein MNTTVVLYGAGAGAAAMLARRLFVRLQLSKAKHPSLRGHSRMARMAARLVRFYDYSDQQFFRTDGAPPEIAARRRDGFMRLGELYRQRFAQSVRATGEVEGDLSDVAFTGQYRVPFQFRRLVRKHLKTGSFLQASAGVTVTDLDGNQFFDLTGSYGVNVFGYDFYKQCIDNGAALVRGLGPVLGAYHPLVAENAKRLKEISGLDEVSFHMSGTEAVMQAVRLARYHTRRSHLVRFCGSYHGWWGDVQPGVGNPQPAHETYTLKDMDDDALRVLRKRKDIACVLVNPLQAMHPNGNAPTDSTLLASDRSAGFDRAAYTDWLKRLRAVCTERNIVLIFDEVFVGFRLAAGGAQEYFGVRADLVTYGKTLAGGLPIGVVCGRRDLMKRFDEKRPADICFARGTFNSHPYVMGAMHEFLRRLQTPEIAATYQNLDQVWNARARSLNQRLADQQLPVRVENLSTIWTVLYTRPSRYNWMLQYYLRAEGLALSWVGTGRLIFSLNYSDAAFNQVVERFVAAAQAMERDGFWYADPALTNKAIKRRVLREMLTARRAAPSPTPQSARPAEDAAATGSTA; from the coding sequence ATGAACACAACGGTTGTGCTGTATGGAGCGGGAGCGGGCGCGGCGGCTATGTTGGCGCGGCGGTTGTTCGTTCGCTTGCAGCTGTCCAAGGCCAAGCATCCGTCGCTGCGCGGCCACTCGCGCATGGCCCGGATGGCGGCGCGGCTGGTGCGCTTTTACGACTACAGCGACCAGCAGTTTTTCCGCACCGACGGCGCTCCACCGGAGATCGCCGCGCGACGCCGGGATGGTTTCATGCGCCTCGGCGAGCTTTACCGCCAGCGTTTCGCTCAGTCGGTCCGCGCCACCGGCGAGGTGGAGGGCGATCTTTCCGACGTGGCCTTCACCGGCCAGTACCGGGTGCCGTTTCAATTTCGGCGCCTGGTGCGCAAGCATCTCAAGACCGGATCCTTCCTGCAGGCGTCGGCAGGCGTGACCGTCACCGATCTGGACGGCAATCAATTCTTCGATCTGACCGGCTCTTACGGCGTCAATGTCTTTGGCTATGACTTTTACAAGCAATGCATCGACAACGGCGCGGCGTTGGTGCGCGGGTTGGGTCCGGTGCTGGGCGCCTATCACCCGCTGGTGGCGGAGAACGCCAAGCGACTGAAAGAGATCTCCGGTCTGGACGAGGTGTCGTTTCACATGTCGGGCACCGAGGCGGTGATGCAGGCGGTGCGGCTGGCTCGCTATCACACCCGGCGCTCGCACCTGGTGCGTTTTTGCGGCTCCTACCACGGCTGGTGGGGCGACGTGCAGCCGGGCGTGGGCAACCCGCAGCCGGCGCACGAGACGTACACGCTCAAAGACATGGATGACGATGCTCTGCGCGTGTTGCGCAAACGCAAGGACATCGCCTGCGTGCTGGTGAATCCGCTGCAGGCCATGCACCCGAACGGCAACGCGCCCACCGATTCGACGTTGCTGGCCAGCGATCGAAGCGCCGGCTTCGACCGGGCCGCCTATACCGACTGGCTGAAGCGCCTGCGCGCGGTGTGCACCGAACGCAACATCGTCCTCATCTTCGACGAGGTGTTCGTGGGCTTTCGCCTGGCCGCCGGCGGGGCGCAGGAGTACTTCGGCGTGCGCGCCGACCTGGTCACCTACGGCAAGACGCTGGCGGGCGGCTTGCCCATCGGCGTGGTGTGCGGGCGGCGCGATTTGATGAAGCGCTTTGACGAAAAGCGCCCGGCGGACATCTGCTTTGCCCGCGGGACGTTCAACTCGCATCCCTACGTGATGGGCGCCATGCACGAATTTCTGCGCCGCTTGCAGACGCCGGAGATCGCGGCCACCTACCAGAATCTGGACCAGGTCTGGAATGCCCGCGCCCGCTCGCTCAATCAACGGCTGGCGGACCAGCAGCTCCCGGTTCGCGTCGAAAACCTGAGCACGATCTGGACCGTCCTTTATACCCGTCCATCGCGTTACAACTGGATGCTGCAATATTATCTGCGCGCCGAAGGGCTGGCCTTGAGCTGGGTGGGGACCGGGCGGTTGATCTTCAGCCTCAATTATTCGGACGCCGCGTTCAATCAAGTGGTCGAGCGCTTTGTGGCTGCTGCCCAGGCGATGGAGCGAGACGGGTTCTGGTACGCGGACCCGGCGCTGACCAACAAAGCGATCAAGCGCCGCGTGCTCCGAGAGATGCTGACGGCTAGGCGTGCTGCGCCTTCCCCGACTCCTCAATCAGCTCGCCCCGCAGAAGATGCAGCGGCGACCGGTAGTACAGCATGA
- a CDS encoding VOC family protein, which yields MATTVKAIPDGYHSVTPYLSIKGAREALAFYKKAFGAEEIYKLDMPDGRIGHAEIQIGNSRVMLSDEMPEMPDAITRSPKTLNGSTTGFNIYLENVDARFQQAVAAGATVKRPVTTQFYGDRSGTLEDPFGHCWTLSTHVEDVAPDEMKARMVKLFGG from the coding sequence ATGGCGACCACAGTGAAGGCGATCCCGGACGGCTATCATTCGGTGACGCCCTATCTCAGCATCAAAGGCGCGCGCGAGGCGCTGGCGTTTTACAAGAAAGCCTTCGGCGCCGAGGAAATCTACAAGCTGGACATGCCTGACGGCCGCATCGGGCACGCCGAGATCCAGATCGGCAATTCGCGCGTGATGTTATCCGACGAAATGCCCGAAATGCCGGACGCCATCACCCGCAGCCCGAAGACGTTGAACGGATCGACGACCGGATTCAACATTTACCTGGAGAACGTCGACGCTCGTTTCCAGCAAGCCGTCGCCGCCGGCGCCACCGTCAAGCGACCGGTCACCACGCAGTTCTACGGTGATCGCAGCGGCACGTTGGAAGATCCGTTCGGCCACTGCTGGACCCTTTCGACCCACGTCGAGGACGTGGCGCCCGACGAGATGAAGGCCCGCATGGTCAAGCTATTCGGCGGGTAG
- a CDS encoding CPBP family intramembrane glutamic endopeptidase has product MTPLPTPLSAPFSVATRRRRWLELAVLFGLLPGLISLGPRWILLVVIMTGGAVCLALLLADPSFDRRQLWNSDGLQGGWRGLLLRAGFVGGGLLIVAWWSRGGSGLFYLPRQRPLVWLGVVVLYPLFSVYPQELMYRTFFFHRYGRLFARPETLIAVNGLLFGWSHIIVHHRVAILLASVGGWLFAWTYQRSRSTALVALEHGLYGDFIFSVGIAGMFVNGVRLMSRLFK; this is encoded by the coding sequence ATGACTCCCCTGCCGACCCCGCTGTCCGCCCCGTTTTCTGTTGCCACTCGCCGTCGTCGCTGGCTGGAGCTGGCGGTGCTGTTCGGGCTGTTGCCGGGGCTGATTTCCCTGGGCCCGCGCTGGATTCTACTGGTGGTGATCATGACCGGTGGCGCCGTCTGCTTGGCGTTGCTGCTGGCCGATCCGTCGTTTGATCGCCGGCAACTGTGGAACAGCGACGGCCTGCAAGGCGGCTGGCGTGGTCTATTATTGCGCGCGGGTTTCGTGGGGGGCGGTTTGTTGATCGTGGCTTGGTGGTCGCGCGGCGGCAGCGGACTGTTTTACCTGCCGCGCCAACGGCCGCTCGTCTGGTTAGGCGTCGTTGTGCTGTACCCACTCTTCTCTGTTTATCCGCAAGAATTGATGTACCGGACGTTCTTCTTTCACCGCTATGGCAGGTTGTTTGCCCGGCCGGAGACCCTGATCGCGGTCAACGGTCTTTTGTTCGGCTGGTCGCACATCATCGTTCATCACCGGGTGGCCATCCTGCTGGCCAGCGTTGGTGGCTGGCTGTTCGCCTGGACCTATCAGCGCTCGCGTTCGACGGCGCTGGTGGCGCTGGAGCACGGACTTTACGGCGACTTTATCTTCAGCGTGGGAATTGCCGGCATGTTCGTCAACGGGGTGCGGCTGATGTCGCGCCTGTTCAAATAG